A section of the Mastomys coucha isolate ucsf_1 unplaced genomic scaffold, UCSF_Mcou_1 pScaffold15, whole genome shotgun sequence genome encodes:
- the LOC116092057 gene encoding olfactory receptor 998, translating to MEEKNQTIVTEFFFLGLTDHLHQKIALFITILFVYLVTLGGNLGMITLIWVDPRLHTPMYFFLSHLSFVDMCSSSSIAPKMLCDIFAEEKKISFMGCAAQMWFFGFFVGTECFLLASMAYDRYTAICQPLLYTLLMSQRVCVHLVVGPYAFAIINITTHTTLAFCLPFCGSNTINHFFCDVSPLFSLACADSWINKVVLFVFSGAIGVFSGLIIIVSYVSILMTILKIQTADGKRKAFSTCSSHLAAVSILYGTLFFIYVRPSASFSLNINKMVSLFYTVVIPMLNPLIYSLRNKEVKGAFKRKVQKKHFPSRR from the coding sequence atggaagaaaagaatcagACTATTGTAACAGAGTTTTTCTTCCTGGGCTTAACAGATCATCTCCATCAGAAGATTGCACTTTTCATCACGATCCTCTTTGTTTATCTTGTCACACTGGGTGGCAACTTGGGCATGATCACTCTCATATGGGTGGACCCCAGGCTCCACACACCTATGTACTTTTTTCTCAGCCACCTGTCATTTGTTGATATGtgctcctcttcttccatagCTCCTAAGATGCTCTGTGATATCTttgcagaggaaaaaaagatcTCTTTCATGGGCTGTGCAGCACAGATGTGgttctttggcttctttgtggGAACTGAGTGTTTTTTGCTTGCTTCCATGGCATATGATCGGTATACAGCCATTTGCCAGCCTTTACTGTATACTCTTCTTATGTCTCAGAGGGTATGTGTGCATCTGGTTGTAGGGCCATATGCCTTTGCTATTATAAACATCACAACTCATACAACCTTGGCTTTTTGCTTACCATTCTGTGGTTCAAATACcatcaatcatttcttctgtgaCGTTTCTCCACTTTTTTCATTGGCATGTGCTGACTCTTGGATTAATAAGGTtgtgctttttgtcttttctggAGCCATAGGAGTGTTCAGTGGTCTGATCATCATAGTCTCCTATGTCAGTATCTTGATGACAATTTTGAAGATTCAAACTGCTGATGGGAAACGAAAAGCCTTCTCTACTTGTTCCTCTCACTTGGCAGCTGTCTCTATTCTATATGGgactcttttcttcatttatgttCGACCCAGTGCTAGTTTTTCCTTGAACATCAACAAAATGGTTTCTCTGTTTTATACTGTGGTGATCCCTATGCTAAACCCCCTCATCTATAGCTTGAGGAACAAGGAAGTAAAAGGTGCTTTCAAGAGAAAGGtgcaaaagaaacattttccatCACGTAGGTAA
- the LOC116092059 gene encoding olfactory receptor 1002: MKHRNQTTVTEFFFTGLTSSFQLQIVLFLTFLCVYLATLLGNLGMIILIHLDTRLHIPMYFFLSHLSFVDACSSSVISPKMLSDIFVDKKVISFLGCAIQLCLFSQFVVTECFLLASMAYDRYVAICKPLLYTLIMSQRVCVQLVIGPYSIGLISTMVHITSAFILPYCGPNLINHFFCDLLPVLSLACADTQMNKHLLFIMAGILGVFSGMIILVSYVYIAITILKIGSADGRHKAFSTCSSHLTAVSILYGTLFFIYVRPSSSFSLDINKVVSLFYTTVIPMLNPFIYSLRNKEVKDALFRTFEKQFCYSLQDKIL, encoded by the coding sequence ATGAAGCACAGAAATCAAACTACTGTGACTGAGTTCTTCTTCACTGGATTAACCTCCTCCTTCCAGCTCCAAATTGTCCTCTTCCTGACATTTCTCTGTGTTTATCTTGCAACTCTTCTGGGGAACCTTGGAATGATCATTCTTATTCACCTGGACACTCGACTCCACATTCCCATGTACTTTTTCCTTAGCCACTTGTCCTTTGTGGATGCCTGCTCCTCTTCTGTCATCAGTCCTAAGATGCTGTCTGACATCTTTGTGGATAAAAAGGTGATCTCCTTCTTAGGATGTGCTATCCAGCTTTGTTTATTCAGCCAGTTTGTAGTGACAGAATGTTTCCTTTTGGCCTCCATGGCTTATGATAGGTATGTTGCCATCTGTAAGCCCTTGCTGTATACTCTCATCATGTCCCAGCGGGTCTGTGTACAGCTAGTGATAGGCCCTTACAGCATAGGCCTTATCAGCACTATGGTCCATATTACTTCTGCATTTATCCTGCCATACTGTGGTCCAAATCTCATCAATCACTTTTTCTGTGAccttcttcctgttctctcaCTGGCATGTGCAGATACTCAGATGAATAAACATTTGCTTTTCATCATGGCTGGGATCCTTGGTGTATTCAGTGGTATGATCATCTTGGTGTCCTACGTGTACATTGCCATCACCATCCTCAAGATTGGCTCTGCTGATGGGAGGCACAAAGCCTTCTCCACCTGCTCTTCACACCTGACAGCTGTATCTATTCTTTATGGGACTCTCTTCTTTATCTATGTACGTCCAAGCTCTAGCTTCTCTCTGGATATCAATAAAGTTGTGTCACTATTTTATACAACTGTGATCCCTATGTTGAACCCATTCATTTATAGCCTGAGAAATAAGGAAGTCAAAGATGCATTATTCAGGACATTTGAAAAGCAATTTTGCTACAGCTTGCAAGATAAAATATTATAG